In Diorhabda carinulata isolate Delta chromosome 6, icDioCari1.1, whole genome shotgun sequence, a single genomic region encodes these proteins:
- the LOC130895674 gene encoding uncharacterized protein LOC130895674 isoform X1 translates to MESVWYDFLTNNVLVFTVLIGLSVLIIMYVIKLFKEEEVRENMKSDKLTVYPEKKKDQSQGGKKKKKIVESRWTGKHDKYIYSHPWILTSLKGHTGKVLDMDFSSNGKFLASCDDEDPDPGGKKEAAISEELNKDNVEPTDEKSPCCPKGLSRRQRKNRKRDDSSPPGKQKLKKSKPKKSSTQHQTINNNKKIMSNRSDQWDIPETMLYDLLQNYLLSLDQMMTMGYPIQTTVDPGAVAIYKSPSEPCKPANNTIFNLNAMEFVPRSDCSTSDSGQGSAESGDSGDESTASSCSRSSRSSTSSSYCSYYDINNYTEQSLVPSNYVYHSRICCRCETKFYTTETEYMTQEGCVYHWGKLQSVFVDRKPQVAYSCCSRSAGTPGCTEGKFHVWNGVTMGMNGFFDDFISTKPRRKLPQEGHYGVYALDCEMCYTVRGLEVTKVTVVGIGGKLVYDSFVKPDCEIVDYNTRFSGITKKDITSNTKSLTDVQKDLLNFINAKTILIGHGLENDLRALKIVHYTVIDTAQTFPHYHGLPYRRSLKNLTSTILKRTIQGSADGHDSYEDANACLELMLWKVRKDLKKLAVYS, encoded by the exons atggaAAGTGTTTGGTACGATTTTCTAACAAATAACGTGTTAGTCTTTACGGTACTTATCGGTTTAAGTGTTTTAATTATCATGTAcgtaattaaattgtttaaagaagaagaggttagagaaaatatgaaaa GCGACAAATTAACGGTATATCCCGAGAAGAAAAAAGACCAGTCTCAAGGtgggaagaagaagaagaagattgtcGAAAGTAGATGGACAGGAAAGCATGATAAATACATCTATAGTCATCCTTGGATTTTGACTTCGTTGAAGGGGCATACTGGGAAGGTTTTGGATATGGACTTTAGCAGTAATGGGAAATTTTTAGCTTCATGCGATGACG AAGATCCTGACCCAGGAGGAAAGAAAGAAGCTGCTATTTCCGAAGAATTGAATAAAGACAACGTCGAACCGACCGACGAAAAATCCCCCTGTTGTCCAAAAGGTTTATCGAggagacaaagaaaaaatcGTAAAAGAGACGATAGCTCGCCGCCGGgaaaacaaaaactgaaaaaatccaAACCGAAAAAATCGTCTACCCAACATCAAactattaataacaataaaaaaatcatgtcCAATCGATCTGATCAATGGGACATACCGGAAACGATGCTCTACGAtcttcttcaaaattatttgttgtctTTGGATCAAATGATGACCATGGGGTATCCGATACAGACTACGGTGGATCCGGGAGCGGTGGCGATTTACAAGAGCCCCAGCGAACCCTGCAAACCCGCgaataatacaattttcaacTTGAACGCGATGGAATTCGTACCGAGAAGCGATTGCAGTACTTCGGATAGCGGTCAAGGTTCTGCGGAGTCCGGCGACAGCGGGGACGAATCGACCGCCAGCAGTTGCAGTAGAAGTAGCCGCAGCAGTACCAGCAGCAGTTACTGCTCGTATTACGACATAAATAATTACACCGAGCAATCGTTAGTGCCCAGCAACTACGTTTACCATTCGAGGATATGTTGTAGATGCGAAACGAAATTTTACACAACCGAAACTGAATATATGACCCAAGAGGGATGCGTCTATCATTGGGGGAAGCTGCAAAGCGTTTTCGTCGATAGGAAACCGCAGGTGGCTTACAGTTGTTGCAGCCGATCGGCGGGAACTCCGGGTTGCACGGAAGGGAAATTTCACGTGTGGAACGGGGTGACGATGGGAATGAACGGATTTTTCGACGATTTTATATCGACTAAACCGAGGAGGAAGCTACCGCAAGAAGGACATTACGGCGTATACGCTCTCGATTGTGAAATGTGTTATACAGTGCGCGGTTTGGAAGTAACGAAAGTGACGGTGGTTGGAATAGGGGGGAAATTAGTGTACGACAGTTTCGTTAAACCTGATTGTGAAATAGTCGATTATAATACCAGATTTTCTGGTATAACGAAAAAAGATATTACGAGTAATACGAAATCTTTGACGGACGTACAAAAagatttgttgaattttataaacGCGAAAACTATTCTAATCGGACACGGTTTAGAAAATGATTTACGTGCTTTGAAGATCGTGCATTATACGGTTATCGATACGGCGCAGACTTTCCCGCATTACCACGGTTTGCCTTATAGAAGATCCTTGAAAAATCTCACTTCTACTATTTTGAAGAGGACTATACAAGGAAGCGCCGACGGACACGACAGTTACGAGGACGCCAACGCTTGCTTGGAACTCATGTTATGGAAGGTGagaaaagatttgaaaaaacttgCCGTTTATTCGTAA
- the LOC130895674 gene encoding exonuclease GOR-like isoform X2, translating to MDFSSNGKFLASCDDEDPDPGGKKEAAISEELNKDNVEPTDEKSPCCPKGLSRRQRKNRKRDDSSPPGKQKLKKSKPKKSSTQHQTINNNKKIMSNRSDQWDIPETMLYDLLQNYLLSLDQMMTMGYPIQTTVDPGAVAIYKSPSEPCKPANNTIFNLNAMEFVPRSDCSTSDSGQGSAESGDSGDESTASSCSRSSRSSTSSSYCSYYDINNYTEQSLVPSNYVYHSRICCRCETKFYTTETEYMTQEGCVYHWGKLQSVFVDRKPQVAYSCCSRSAGTPGCTEGKFHVWNGVTMGMNGFFDDFISTKPRRKLPQEGHYGVYALDCEMCYTVRGLEVTKVTVVGIGGKLVYDSFVKPDCEIVDYNTRFSGITKKDITSNTKSLTDVQKDLLNFINAKTILIGHGLENDLRALKIVHYTVIDTAQTFPHYHGLPYRRSLKNLTSTILKRTIQGSADGHDSYEDANACLELMLWKVRKDLKKLAVYS from the exons ATGGACTTTAGCAGTAATGGGAAATTTTTAGCTTCATGCGATGACG AAGATCCTGACCCAGGAGGAAAGAAAGAAGCTGCTATTTCCGAAGAATTGAATAAAGACAACGTCGAACCGACCGACGAAAAATCCCCCTGTTGTCCAAAAGGTTTATCGAggagacaaagaaaaaatcGTAAAAGAGACGATAGCTCGCCGCCGGgaaaacaaaaactgaaaaaatccaAACCGAAAAAATCGTCTACCCAACATCAAactattaataacaataaaaaaatcatgtcCAATCGATCTGATCAATGGGACATACCGGAAACGATGCTCTACGAtcttcttcaaaattatttgttgtctTTGGATCAAATGATGACCATGGGGTATCCGATACAGACTACGGTGGATCCGGGAGCGGTGGCGATTTACAAGAGCCCCAGCGAACCCTGCAAACCCGCgaataatacaattttcaacTTGAACGCGATGGAATTCGTACCGAGAAGCGATTGCAGTACTTCGGATAGCGGTCAAGGTTCTGCGGAGTCCGGCGACAGCGGGGACGAATCGACCGCCAGCAGTTGCAGTAGAAGTAGCCGCAGCAGTACCAGCAGCAGTTACTGCTCGTATTACGACATAAATAATTACACCGAGCAATCGTTAGTGCCCAGCAACTACGTTTACCATTCGAGGATATGTTGTAGATGCGAAACGAAATTTTACACAACCGAAACTGAATATATGACCCAAGAGGGATGCGTCTATCATTGGGGGAAGCTGCAAAGCGTTTTCGTCGATAGGAAACCGCAGGTGGCTTACAGTTGTTGCAGCCGATCGGCGGGAACTCCGGGTTGCACGGAAGGGAAATTTCACGTGTGGAACGGGGTGACGATGGGAATGAACGGATTTTTCGACGATTTTATATCGACTAAACCGAGGAGGAAGCTACCGCAAGAAGGACATTACGGCGTATACGCTCTCGATTGTGAAATGTGTTATACAGTGCGCGGTTTGGAAGTAACGAAAGTGACGGTGGTTGGAATAGGGGGGAAATTAGTGTACGACAGTTTCGTTAAACCTGATTGTGAAATAGTCGATTATAATACCAGATTTTCTGGTATAACGAAAAAAGATATTACGAGTAATACGAAATCTTTGACGGACGTACAAAAagatttgttgaattttataaacGCGAAAACTATTCTAATCGGACACGGTTTAGAAAATGATTTACGTGCTTTGAAGATCGTGCATTATACGGTTATCGATACGGCGCAGACTTTCCCGCATTACCACGGTTTGCCTTATAGAAGATCCTTGAAAAATCTCACTTCTACTATTTTGAAGAGGACTATACAAGGAAGCGCCGACGGACACGACAGTTACGAGGACGCCAACGCTTGCTTGGAACTCATGTTATGGAAGGTGagaaaagatttgaaaaaacttgCCGTTTATTCGTAA